In Maledivibacter sp., the following are encoded in one genomic region:
- a CDS encoding uracil-DNA glycosylase, whose product MQKEKEYQQIKKSCLDESEETAVFGEGNLNANIVLVGEAPGSKEVELKRPFVGQAGKNLDEFLNTVELNREDIYITNVVKIRPYRINKKTSRKVNRPPNKKEIEKYCKFLIEELNMIEPTLIVTLGNVPLKTLTQNKDIKVSEVHGQVIKVEEKTIFSLYHPAAVIYNRKLKEVYIQDLYKLKEYIKSNAISL is encoded by the coding sequence ATGCAAAAAGAAAAAGAATATCAACAAATTAAGAAATCTTGTTTAGATGAGAGTGAAGAAACAGCAGTTTTTGGAGAGGGTAACCTTAATGCTAATATAGTTCTAGTGGGAGAGGCTCCAGGTTCTAAAGAGGTGGAACTTAAAAGACCCTTTGTAGGTCAGGCAGGAAAAAATCTAGATGAATTTTTAAATACTGTAGAGCTAAATAGAGAAGATATATATATTACTAATGTTGTTAAAATAAGACCATACCGGATCAATAAAAAAACAAGCAGAAAAGTTAATAGACCTCCTAATAAAAAAGAAATAGAGAAATATTGTAAGTTTTTGATTGAAGAACTTAATATGATTGAACCAACATTGATAGTTACTTTAGGAAATGTACCTTTAAAGACTTTAACCCAAAATAAAGATATTAAAGTGAGCGAAGTTCATGGTCAAGTAATTAAAGTAGAAGAAAAAACTATTTTTTCTTTATATCACCCAGCTGCAGTTATATACAATAGAAAACTTAAGGAGGTTTATATACAGGATCTTTATAAACTTAAAGAGTATATTAAAAGTAATGCAATAAGTCTT
- a CDS encoding ABC transporter ATP-binding protein has translation MLKIKDLNVHYGGIHALKGINIDVSENKIVTLIGANGAGKSTTLRSIIGLVKSSSGSILYGGNEITNKKTKDMVSNGLVMVPEGRRIFPNLTVEENLILGAYIRKNKDEIKKDMNWVYELFPRLKERIWQKAGTMSGGEQQMLAVGRALMTKPKLLMMDEPSLGLAPLIVKEIFEIIKEIHKKGVTILLIEQNAKAALEVAHYGYVLETGSIVLQGNGKDLLNNNEVQKAYLGE, from the coding sequence ATGTTAAAAATTAAAGATTTGAATGTACATTATGGAGGAATACATGCTTTAAAAGGAATAAATATTGATGTTTCTGAAAATAAAATAGTTACTTTAATAGGTGCTAATGGTGCAGGAAAAAGCACAACCCTTAGAAGTATTATTGGACTTGTCAAAAGTTCCAGTGGAAGCATACTATATGGGGGGAATGAGATTACAAATAAGAAAACTAAAGATATGGTTTCAAATGGATTAGTTATGGTACCGGAGGGTAGAAGGATTTTCCCAAACCTTACAGTTGAAGAAAATTTAATCCTCGGCGCATATATCAGAAAAAATAAGGACGAAATAAAAAAGGATATGAATTGGGTCTATGAGCTTTTTCCAAGATTAAAGGAAAGAATATGGCAAAAAGCTGGAACTATGTCCGGTGGTGAGCAGCAGATGCTTGCAGTAGGAAGAGCCCTTATGACAAAACCTAAGCTACTGATGATGGATGAACCCTCCCTGGGGTTAGCACCACTTATAGTAAAGGAAATATTTGAAATAATAAAGGAAATCCATAAAAAAGGTGTTACCATATTATTAATAGAACAAAATGCAAAGGCAGCTTTAGAGGTCGCCCATTATGGATATGTATTGGAAACGGGTTCTATAGTTCTTCAAGGTAATGGAAAAGACCTTCTTAATAACAATGAGGTTCAAAAAGCATATTTAGGAGAATAA
- a CDS encoding ABC transporter ATP-binding protein produces the protein MRFGGITAVSEFNMNIDKNEIIGLIGPNGAGKTTCFNMITGVYTPTEGRIYFKSKDITGIKTHEITKLGIARTFQNIRLFKELSVLDNVLIANHMRLDSNLFSAIIKTPDYRKKERKIKEKSIALLEAVGLDNLMDEVSSSLPYGKQRRLEIARALATDPKLLILDEPAAGMNPQESMELMEFIREIRDRFDLTILMIEHHMQVVMGVCERIYVLDHGMMIAEGTPTEIQNNPKVIEAYLGVE, from the coding sequence ATGCGATTTGGAGGAATTACAGCTGTTTCTGAGTTTAATATGAACATAGATAAAAATGAAATCATTGGACTTATAGGTCCTAATGGAGCAGGAAAGACTACATGCTTTAACATGATAACAGGGGTATATACTCCAACAGAAGGTAGAATATATTTTAAAAGTAAGGATATTACGGGTATTAAAACCCATGAAATAACGAAGTTAGGCATTGCTAGAACCTTTCAAAACATTAGGCTTTTTAAGGAACTTTCAGTACTAGACAATGTATTGATTGCAAATCATATGAGACTTGATTCAAATTTATTTTCCGCAATAATAAAGACCCCAGACTATAGAAAAAAGGAAAGAAAAATAAAAGAAAAATCTATTGCATTATTAGAGGCAGTAGGACTTGATAATCTCATGGATGAGGTATCTTCATCACTGCCATATGGAAAACAAAGGCGACTTGAAATAGCAAGGGCACTTGCTACAGATCCTAAGCTTCTTATACTAGATGAACCAGCAGCAGGAATGAATCCCCAGGAATCTATGGAACTCATGGAGTTTATTAGAGAAATCAGAGACAGATTTGATCTTACAATATTGATGATTGAACATCATATGCAGGTTGTTATGGGCGTATGTGAGAGAATTTATGTACTAGATCATGGAATGATGATAGCAGAGGGAACACCTACTGAGATACAAAATAATCCAAAGGTTATAGAAGCCTATTTAGGGGTGGAATAA